From the Micromonospora echinospora genome, the window CGGGTGCGGCGGTGGGAGTTCGGGACGGCGTCGTTCACCCGTCGCGGCTACGACCACCAGGACGTGGACCGGTTCCGGGTGCAGGTCGCCGACGAGTTGGACCTGCTGTCCGCGCAGCTCGCGCACCTGCGCGCGGAGAACGAGCGACTCAACGACCGGGTGGAGCTGCACCGGCACGGGGTGATCCCGAGCGCCGGGCCGTCGGCGCCGGCGGCCAAGGAGGTGAACCTGCTCTCGGCGGCGCAGCGCGAGGCGGAGCAGATCATCGCCCAGGCGCACGACTACGCCCGGCGGGTCGCCGAGTACGCGCGGATGCAGTACGAGAGCTACGTGCAGGCCGCCGCGGAGGAGGCCCGGCAGGAGGCGGAGCGGGCGGTGCAGGACTACCGCCGTACGGCCGGGCCGGAGTTCGACGACTCGGTGGCCACCCGGGAGGCCCTGCGGATCTACGGCGAGATGATGATCTCGCACATGCAGGCGGCGGCCCGGCAGCTCGACGACGGCAGCAGCCAGTTGGCCCGGACGATGGACCGGCTGGTGGGGGCGGCCGGGGTGGGACCGGCGGTGACCGCCCCGGGGGGCGCCGCCGCGTTGCCGCGGCAGCAGCAACCGCCTCCTCCGCCGCACCGGTGACGCGCGGGGGTCGACCCGGACGCGGGTCGGCCCCCGCTCTGGGGTGTCGTCGCCCCCGCAGCGGCGTGGGCCGGTGGTCGGGTCGCCGCAGGCGGGCCGGCTGAGGCAGCATGGACGGGTGACGCAGCAGGTCGACGCGGTGGCGGAGCTGGTGGCCGCCGGTGGTGTGGTGGTGCTCAGCGGCGCGGGCCTGTCCACCGAGTCGGGGATCCCCGACTACCGGGGCCCCAGCGGGGTGGCGCGCCGGCACACCCCGATGACGTACCAGACGTTCACCGGCGACGCCGCCGCGCGGCGGCGCTACTGGGCGCGTAGCCACCTGGGGTGGCGGCTGATCGTCCGGGCCGCGCCGAACGACGGGCACCGGGCGGTGGCCCGGTTGCAGCACGCGGGGCTGGTGGACGCGGTGATCACCCAGAACGTCGACGGCCTGCACACCGCGGCGGGCAGCGCCCGGGTGGTGGAGCTGCACGGCCGCCTCGACGAGGTGGTCTGCCTGGACTGCGGGAACCTCACCTCGCGGGAGGAACTGGACCGGCGGCTCCGCGAGGCGAACCCGGGTTTCGACGCCGCGGTCACGGCGGTCAACCCGGACGGTGACGTGGACCTTCCCGACGCGGCGGTGGCCGCGTTCCGGGTGGTGGACTGCGCGTTCTGCCGTACCGGCATGCTCAAACCGGATGTGGTGTTCTTCGGCGAGACGGTGCCGGCGTCCCGGGTGGCCCGCTGTTTCGACCTGGTGGAACGGGCCCGGCTGCTGCTGGTGCTCGGGTCGTCGTTGACGGTGATGTCGGGTCGCCGGTTCGTGTTGCGGGCGGCGAAACGGGGCGTTCCGGTGGTGATCGTCAACCAGGGGCCCACCCGGGGCGACGGGTACGCGGCGCTGACGGTCGACGCGCCGCTGGGCCGGTTCCTGCCCGCCCTGACCGACCGGCTGGTCGCCGCGCCGGTCGACGTGGTGTCCTGATCCGTCGCTCGGTGTCCTGATTCTCGGCCGGTGTCCTGATCACCGCGTGGGGTACGCCACCGCCGGACATCGCCGACGCTGGTAGCGTGGACCATGCCGTACCACCCACGGGGGAGAGACCGCACGGGCGACGTCCCGCGGCGGCGCCGAAGGGGCAACCCCTCCCCGGAACCTCTCAGGCAAAAGGACCTCGTGGGCAGGCACTGTGGAGCGCTGTGCGGGCGCGACAGAGGGGGAGGCCGATCCGTCGACCTGGCCCCCGGGAGCACAGCCCATGACCGTAGAGCAGTTCGCCGCCCGTCACATCGGCCCCGACCCGGACAGTGAGCGCCGGATGTTGGAGACGGTGGGTTACGGGTCCGTCGAGGAGTTGATGGACGCGGCGATCCCCGAGGTGATCCGCTGGCACGGCACCCTGGACCTGCCGGCCCCGGCCAGCGAGCGGGAGGCGATCGCCGAGCTACGGGCCCTCGCCGCGCGGAACACCGTCGCGGTGTCGATGATCGGGCTGGGTTACCACGGCACGCACACCCCGGCGGTGATCCGCCGTAACGTGCTGGAGAACCCGGCCTGGTACACCGCCTACACCCCGTACCAGCCGGAGATCAGCCAGGGCCGGCTGGAGGCGCTGCTGAACTTCCAGACCATGGTGACCGACCTGACCGGCCTGGCCACCGCGAACGCCTCGATGCTCGACGAGGGCACCGCCGCGGCGGAGGCGATGACCCTGGCCCGCCGTGCCACGAAGACGAAGAGCAACGTGTACGTGGTCGACGCGGACACCCTGCCGCAGACCGTCGCGGTGATCGCCGGCCGGGCCGAGCCGCTCGGCATCGAGGTGCGGGTCGTCGACGTCGACGCCGACGAGCTGCCGGCGGAGTTCTTCGGCCTGCACCTGCAGTACCCGGGGGCGTCCGGGACGGTCCGCGACCACGCCCCCCTGGTGGCGGCGGCGCACGCCGCCGGTGCCCTCGTCACGGTCGCGGCGGACCTGCTGGCGTTGACGGTGCTGCGCGCGCCGGGGCAGATCGACGCGGACATCGCCGCCGGCACCACCCAGCGGTTCGGGGTGCCGATGGGCTTCGGTGGCCCGCACGCCGGCTACCTGGCGGTCCGTTCCGGGCTGGAGCGGATGCTGCCGGGTCGCCTGGTGGGGGTGTCGAAGGACGCCGCCGGGAACCGGGCGTACCGGCTGGCGTTGCAGACCCGCGAGCAGCACATCCGCCGGGAGAAGGCGACCAGTAACATCTGCACCGCGCAGGTGCTGCTGGCGGTGATGGCCGGCATGTACGCCGTCTACCACGGCCCGGACGGGTTGCGGGAGATCGCGACGCGGACCCACGGCATGGCGGCGCGGCTGGCGGCCGGGTTGCGGGCCGGTGGGGTGGCCGTGGCGGACGTGCCGTTCTTCGACACGGTGTGCGCGCACGTGCCGGGCCGGGCCGCGCAGGTGGTCGACGCGGCCGCCGCGCGCGGGGTGAACCTGCGTCTGGTCGACGCCGACCGGGTGGGGATCGCCTGCGACGAGACGACCACCGTCGCGCACCTGGAGACGGTGTGGGCGGCGTTCGGGGTGGAGTCGTTCACCGGCGCGGTGGACGCGGCGCTGCCGGCCGCGCTGGCGCGTACCGGTGACTTCCTCACCCACCCGGTGTTCCACCGCCACCACTCGGAGACGGCGATGCTGCGCTACCTGCGTCGTCTCGCGGACTTCGACTACGCCCTGGACCGGGGCATGATCCCGTTGGGGTCGTGCACGATGAAGCTGAACGCCACCACCGAGATGGAGCCGGTGAGCTGGCCGGAGTTCGCCCACGTGCACCCGTTCGCGCCTCAGGCGCAGACCGCCGGGTACCGCGACCTGGTCACCCAGTTGGAGGGGTGGCTGGCGGAGGTGACCGGCTACGACGCGGTCAGCGTGCAGCCCAACGCCGGTTCGCAGGGGGAACTGGCG encodes:
- a CDS encoding DivIVA domain-containing protein, coding for MNATPIGSYEGVPVPASGQQVRLTADRVRRWEFGTASFTRRGYDHQDVDRFRVQVADELDLLSAQLAHLRAENERLNDRVELHRHGVIPSAGPSAPAAKEVNLLSAAQREAEQIIAQAHDYARRVAEYARMQYESYVQAAAEEARQEAERAVQDYRRTAGPEFDDSVATREALRIYGEMMISHMQAAARQLDDGSSQLARTMDRLVGAAGVGPAVTAPGGAAALPRQQQPPPPPHR
- a CDS encoding NAD-dependent protein deacetylase, which translates into the protein MTQQVDAVAELVAAGGVVVLSGAGLSTESGIPDYRGPSGVARRHTPMTYQTFTGDAAARRRYWARSHLGWRLIVRAAPNDGHRAVARLQHAGLVDAVITQNVDGLHTAAGSARVVELHGRLDEVVCLDCGNLTSREELDRRLREANPGFDAAVTAVNPDGDVDLPDAAVAAFRVVDCAFCRTGMLKPDVVFFGETVPASRVARCFDLVERARLLLVLGSSLTVMSGRRFVLRAAKRGVPVVIVNQGPTRGDGYAALTVDAPLGRFLPALTDRLVAAPVDVVS
- the gcvP gene encoding aminomethyl-transferring glycine dehydrogenase, which produces MTVEQFAARHIGPDPDSERRMLETVGYGSVEELMDAAIPEVIRWHGTLDLPAPASEREAIAELRALAARNTVAVSMIGLGYHGTHTPAVIRRNVLENPAWYTAYTPYQPEISQGRLEALLNFQTMVTDLTGLATANASMLDEGTAAAEAMTLARRATKTKSNVYVVDADTLPQTVAVIAGRAEPLGIEVRVVDVDADELPAEFFGLHLQYPGASGTVRDHAPLVAAAHAAGALVTVAADLLALTVLRAPGQIDADIAAGTTQRFGVPMGFGGPHAGYLAVRSGLERMLPGRLVGVSKDAAGNRAYRLALQTREQHIRREKATSNICTAQVLLAVMAGMYAVYHGPDGLREIATRTHGMAARLAAGLRAGGVAVADVPFFDTVCAHVPGRAAQVVDAAAARGVNLRLVDADRVGIACDETTTVAHLETVWAAFGVESFTGAVDAALPAALARTGDFLTHPVFHRHHSETAMLRYLRRLADFDYALDRGMIPLGSCTMKLNATTEMEPVSWPEFAHVHPFAPQAQTAGYRDLVTQLEGWLAEVTGYDAVSVQPNAGSQGELAGLLAIRSYHRSRGEGHRDVCLIPSSAHGTNAASAVMAGMRVVVVGCDADGNVDLVDLDAKIDKHRDALAAIMVTYPSTHGVYETGIAQLCAKVHDAGGQVYVDGANLNALVGYAKPGRFGADVSHLNLHKTFCIPHGGGGPGVGPVAVRAHLAPFLPGDPVGGHDADRPAVSAARYGSAGILPIPWAYLRMMGAEGLTRATGVAVLAANYVAVRLRGHYPVLYAGNKGLVAHECILDLRPLTRTTGVSVDDVAKRLIDYGFHAPTMSFPVAGTLMVEPTESEDLAELDRFCDAMIAIRAEIDRVGSGEWPAGDNPLSNAPHTAAMVSADEWPHPYPRSVGAYPAGVDRMGRYWPPVRRIDGAYGDRNLVCSCPAPEAFAE